A part of Candidatus Moraniibacteriota bacterium genomic DNA contains:
- a CDS encoding VTT domain-containing protein, whose translation MLPGVNLSEFILTIGYIGLFAVIFAETGLFLGFFLPGDSLLFVAGLLASGGVLSLPILLMIVFTAAVLGNVVGYMFGLRMGTALFSREESLLFKKSHIRRAEDFFNRYGAKTIVLARFMPIVRTFAPILAGVGRMNFREFLFYNVIGGFLWSFGLLLGGFFLGRVVPDVDRYILPIVIVIIILSFLPGILKYRQEKRRVVQNQIDNGSVDE comes from the coding sequence ATGTTGCCCGGAGTCAATCTCTCGGAGTTTATTCTCACTATCGGCTATATTGGTCTTTTTGCGGTCATATTTGCCGAGACAGGGTTATTTCTCGGATTCTTTTTGCCAGGGGATAGCCTTTTGTTTGTTGCGGGGCTTCTGGCGAGCGGTGGGGTATTGTCTCTCCCGATACTTCTCATGATTGTTTTTACCGCAGCGGTCTTGGGAAATGTTGTTGGCTATATGTTTGGACTTCGTATGGGAACAGCGCTCTTTAGTCGCGAGGAATCATTGCTTTTCAAGAAATCTCACATTCGACGAGCGGAAGACTTCTTCAATCGTTATGGCGCGAAGACTATTGTACTCGCACGATTTATGCCGATCGTTCGTACTTTTGCACCAATTCTCGCCGGTGTCGGACGGATGAATTTCCGAGAGTTTCTTTTCTACAATGTGATTGGTGGTTTTCTCTGGTCATTTGGACTGCTTCTCGGTGGGTTCTTCCTCGGGCGAGTGGTTCCCGATGTTGATCGCTATATTCTCCCGATTGTCATTGTTATTATCATTCTCTCCTTTCTTCCAGGTATTTTGAAGTATCGCCAAGAGAAAAGGCGGGTAGTGCAGAATCAGATAGATAATGGAAGTGTGGACGAATAA
- a CDS encoding ABC transporter permease, which yields MRRYAMIIGPVSFFALWWGVTRFGFVDTFFLPDPIAVFGKLAELLLNGSLFEDSIVTLRRVLSAFFAALIFGIPLGLWLGRMETMYRSIEFVIDFFRSTPATALFPLFLLVFGVTDASKIAVAAFTSMLLIIFNTAHGVMYAKKSRILAATIMGATETQIFRLVLFWESLPQIFVGLRSALSMSLVVIVAAEMVIGTSSGLGRRIIDAQVTYEIPTMYAAILLSGIVGYALNMCFLILEKKLLHWNGR from the coding sequence ATGAGAAGATACGCCATGATAATTGGTCCCGTATCGTTCTTTGCGCTTTGGTGGGGCGTGACGCGGTTTGGATTTGTAGACACATTCTTTCTGCCAGATCCAATCGCAGTGTTTGGAAAATTAGCAGAGCTTCTTTTGAATGGATCATTGTTTGAAGATAGTATCGTCACATTGCGACGGGTTTTGAGTGCATTTTTTGCGGCGCTAATTTTTGGAATACCGCTCGGACTCTGGCTTGGTCGGATGGAGACAATGTATCGGAGTATAGAATTTGTTATTGATTTTTTTCGTTCGACTCCGGCAACGGCGCTTTTCCCTTTATTTCTTCTTGTTTTCGGAGTCACGGATGCATCGAAAATAGCTGTTGCTGCGTTTACTTCGATGCTCTTGATTATTTTTAATACTGCTCACGGTGTTATGTATGCGAAAAAATCTCGCATACTCGCAGCGACCATTATGGGCGCGACAGAGACGCAGATATTTCGTTTGGTGCTTTTTTGGGAGAGTCTCCCTCAGATATTCGTTGGTTTGCGCAGTGCTTTGAGTATGTCACTCGTGGTCATTGTTGCTGCAGAAATGGTTATTGGGACATCGTCGGGATTGGGACGAAGGATTATCGATGCTCAAGTCACCTATGAAATTCCCACAATGTATGCGGCAATTTTGCTTTCTGGTATTGTTGGCTATGCGCTCAATATGTGCTTTTTGATACTCGAAAAGAAGCTTCTTCACTGGAATGGAAGATGA
- a CDS encoding DUF4931 domain-containing protein: MRILDPNRAQYTQSFRDKNRGVCVFCKENETLEIHSLKNKYWRIIANRFPYMDGNVMLIPNRHIETLEEITATEWRHFSQLLLKTKRTLEKVFKTESFNIGMNLGPESGASIAHIHWQIIPRTFKNITVMNTLADLHIVSIPPEETRKRIEDTIAQEGVSKKS, translated from the coding sequence ATGAGAATACTCGATCCAAATAGAGCACAGTACACACAGTCGTTCAGAGATAAAAATAGGGGCGTGTGCGTCTTCTGCAAAGAAAACGAAACCCTTGAAATTCATTCGTTAAAAAATAAGTACTGGCGAATCATAGCAAACCGATTCCCCTACATGGATGGAAACGTCATGCTCATTCCAAATCGACATATCGAAACACTCGAAGAAATAACCGCCACAGAATGGAGACACTTCAGCCAGCTTCTCTTAAAGACAAAAAGAACACTCGAGAAAGTTTTCAAGACAGAATCCTTCAATATTGGCATGAACCTTGGTCCGGAATCTGGAGCATCAATAGCCCACATTCACTGGCAAATCATTCCAAGAACATTCAAAAATATCACTGTCATGAATACATTGGCAGACCTCCACATTGTCTCTATACCCCCAGAGGAAACAAGAAAACGAATAGAGGATACAATTGCACAAGAAGGTGTTTCCAAGAAATCATAA
- a CDS encoding magnesium transporter CorA family protein gives MKTVSFGAISWVDMSNPGPEDILHLQEDFNIHPIAIEEFSTPTYQPKAINFDNCLFLSVHIPLFDAKNRTTYPGEIDIILTDTHLITGHHDDMFQVTEFFEALEKNEGKRRLHMDKTPAHLMYHILDLLMNSCFPRLDHIARNLDAIEDNVFNGKEKEMVFEISVVKRDILNFRRTLKPQRSIIESISQKQSPFIPSSLTMYFQDLIGTNIRLWNILENNKEIIESLEATNNSLLSNKLDLTMKVLTIFSAIMLPMTVYSNVLAMSASIPFANSPYAFWIHVGIMFCISFATIIVFRAKKWF, from the coding sequence ATGAAAACTGTCTCCTTCGGTGCTATTTCCTGGGTCGATATGTCGAATCCTGGTCCAGAAGATATACTCCATCTCCAGGAGGATTTCAATATCCATCCGATAGCCATCGAAGAATTCTCCACACCAACCTATCAGCCCAAAGCGATAAACTTCGACAATTGTCTCTTTCTTTCCGTTCATATTCCCCTCTTCGACGCCAAAAATCGCACCACCTACCCAGGAGAAATAGACATTATATTGACCGATACACACCTCATCACTGGACATCACGACGACATGTTTCAGGTGACGGAATTCTTCGAAGCACTCGAGAAAAACGAAGGCAAGCGCCGCTTGCACATGGACAAAACGCCTGCGCATCTCATGTACCATATCCTCGATTTGCTCATGAATTCCTGCTTTCCGCGTCTCGATCACATCGCACGAAATCTCGACGCCATCGAAGACAACGTTTTCAACGGTAAGGAGAAAGAAATGGTATTTGAAATTTCCGTCGTGAAACGGGACATTCTCAATTTCCGCCGGACACTCAAACCGCAACGATCCATCATTGAATCCATATCCCAGAAACAAAGCCCGTTTATTCCAAGCAGTCTCACTATGTATTTCCAAGATCTCATCGGTACAAATATTCGCCTCTGGAATATCCTTGAAAACAACAAGGAGATTATCGAATCACTCGAGGCAACCAACAACTCTCTTCTCTCAAACAAGCTCGACCTCACCATGAAGGTGCTCACTATCTTCTCTGCCATCATGCTCCCAATGACTGTCTATTCGAATGTGCTCGCCATGAGCGCAAGCATTCCTTTTGCCAATAGCCCTTATGCCTTCTGGATCCATGTCGGCATCATGTTCTGCATCTCATTCGCCACTATTATCGTCTTCCGTGCCAAAAAGTGGTTTTAG
- a CDS encoding transferase has protein sequence MVHEKGRFGSPDIHNLSYVDPLAVVIGRVTVEAQVIIAPHASIRADEGAPFFIGHGTNVQDQVVFHGLRDKQFEVDGIPWSIYIGSHCSIAHCACIHGPTVIGKKTFIGVRSTVWGSVIGRNCYVGFHCLVMGVKIPPNRFVPHGSVILSQGDADILPEVPPEYKMFNGEVVDVNKRLCQLHRNVCSEEL, from the coding sequence ATGGTTCATGAAAAAGGCAGATTTGGATCTCCGGATATCCACAATCTGAGCTATGTTGATCCACTCGCAGTTGTCATTGGTCGGGTTACCGTTGAAGCGCAAGTCATTATTGCTCCACATGCCTCTATTCGTGCGGATGAGGGAGCCCCCTTTTTTATTGGGCATGGAACGAATGTTCAGGATCAAGTGGTGTTCCATGGGCTTCGCGACAAGCAGTTTGAGGTTGATGGCATTCCGTGGTCTATTTATATTGGATCACATTGTTCAATTGCACACTGCGCTTGTATTCACGGTCCGACTGTAATCGGGAAGAAAACTTTTATTGGCGTTCGATCTACTGTTTGGGGCTCGGTTATCGGTCGGAATTGCTATGTTGGATTTCACTGTCTTGTTATGGGCGTGAAAATTCCACCTAATCGATTTGTTCCTCATGGCTCGGTAATTCTTAGTCAGGGGGATGCGGATATTCTTCCGGAAGTTCCTCCTGAGTACAAAATGTTCAATGGGGAAGTGGTTGATGTAAATAAACGACTATGTCAACTACATAGAAACGTTTGTTCCGAGGAGCTGTAA
- the grpE gene encoding nucleotide exchange factor GrpE, translating to METKTVDGKFIADAKGHELFQISQKLVVYDPEKQTFLMLKIADTESFFVEKYGLWDFPGGRVDVAESLEDSLSRELGEEIGFDDVDTVKQTGVFLAEYRKKRVLTIGYVAFISSSRVIELSSEHSEYRWVTAEEVSSGDEFGHMAKYFVAATTERLKEQEYLNDVKRISADFENYRRRQEERMKELSAMSAERVAMDIIPVIDNFRAAALHVPEEEKSNAWMTGITYIGKQLDEALATNGISSFEAKEGETFDPHLHEAVSREEGESTEEGTVVKMLQRGYKSGTRVIRPAKVVVG from the coding sequence ATGGAAACAAAAACTGTTGACGGAAAATTCATAGCGGATGCAAAGGGACATGAGCTCTTTCAGATATCGCAAAAACTTGTTGTGTATGATCCAGAGAAACAGACTTTCTTGATGTTGAAGATTGCTGATACGGAGAGTTTCTTTGTGGAAAAATATGGATTGTGGGATTTCCCTGGTGGACGAGTGGACGTTGCGGAGAGTCTTGAAGATTCTTTGTCTCGAGAACTTGGCGAAGAAATTGGTTTTGATGATGTTGATACTGTGAAGCAGACTGGCGTCTTTCTTGCTGAATATCGCAAGAAGCGGGTGCTGACTATTGGATACGTTGCTTTCATCTCTTCTTCACGTGTTATTGAATTGAGTTCAGAACACAGTGAATATCGATGGGTGACAGCAGAAGAAGTTTCGAGTGGTGACGAATTTGGTCACATGGCAAAATATTTTGTAGCAGCTACTACAGAGCGACTCAAAGAACAAGAGTACTTGAATGATGTGAAGCGGATTTCGGCGGACTTTGAAAATTACAGACGACGGCAGGAGGAAAGAATGAAGGAATTGTCGGCGATGAGCGCGGAGCGGGTTGCGATGGATATTATTCCGGTTATCGACAACTTTCGCGCGGCGGCGCTTCATGTGCCAGAAGAAGAAAAGTCAAATGCATGGATGACCGGCATTACCTATATCGGGAAGCAGCTTGACGAAGCGCTCGCAACAAATGGCATCTCGTCATTTGAGGCGAAAGAAGGCGAAACATTTGATCCACATTTGCATGAGGCAGTGAGTCGGGAAGAGGGTGAATCGACAGAAGAGGGCACGGTCGTCAAGATGCTCCAGCGAGGATACAAGAGTGGCACGAGAGTAATTCGCCCAGCGAAAGTAGTGGTAGGGTAA
- a CDS encoding Hsp20/alpha crystallin family protein, whose protein sequence is MTRSIIHWAPMRDLDRFFDEDVWAHGFAPAVDIRQDSDHVIVDFQIPDIDPAKVSITIENDVLTVSGMSEEKHEVKREDYYRKEISRGEFSRSIILPMKVEGDKAEASYEKGLLTITVPKAEEVKPKKIAVKVK, encoded by the coding sequence ATGACACGAAGCATTATTCATTGGGCACCGATGCGCGATCTTGATCGTTTCTTTGATGAGGATGTATGGGCACATGGTTTTGCGCCAGCGGTGGATATCCGCCAGGACAGTGATCATGTGATTGTGGACTTTCAGATTCCTGATATCGATCCGGCAAAGGTCAGCATCACCATCGAGAACGACGTGCTCACGGTTTCCGGTATGAGCGAGGAGAAGCATGAGGTGAAGCGCGAGGATTATTATCGCAAAGAAATCAGTCGCGGCGAATTCTCTCGCTCGATTATTCTTCCGATGAAGGTGGAAGGCGACAAAGCGGAGGCGTCGTATGAGAAGGGTCTTCTCACAATCACCGTTCCCAAAGCGGAAGAAGTGAAGCCGAAGAAAATCGCCGTGAAGGTGAAGTAG
- a CDS encoding FAD:protein FMN transferase — MTPKHHNSKEALLSTTRLFRAMGTETYLEIIHRKGETRRAEDSLAKAVECCFEKIKIFNRFDLESELSQFNRHIGEFRNASPDMLAIALHALSFHKKSDGLFDPRILSVLERIGYSSDFSNIQSQSPILERFFSPRITPLKHDLKVWGEMVQLDTPMDFSGIAKGYILDKMAEQIQSDGWHNFLVDSGGDMMARGTNRERGRWSINVENIPEESLLLEITEKAIATSGITRKQWTSSQGKRYHHLIHPKHPNTFSFNLLSVTVISHSAEHADFLAKVLFLMGIKDGFCYAKQHSIPAIFIKASSKETSKISWNLTPEIKHFLSKK, encoded by the coding sequence ATGACTCCGAAGCATCACAACTCGAAGGAGGCGCTTCTCTCTACAACCCGTCTCTTTCGTGCTATGGGAACGGAAACGTATCTCGAAATAATCCACCGAAAAGGCGAGACCCGAAGAGCAGAAGACTCACTCGCAAAAGCCGTCGAGTGCTGCTTTGAAAAAATAAAGATCTTCAATCGATTCGACCTCGAAAGTGAACTTTCACAATTCAACAGACATATCGGAGAGTTTCGAAACGCTTCACCTGACATGCTCGCTATCGCGCTTCATGCACTCTCATTTCACAAAAAGAGTGATGGCCTCTTTGATCCGCGTATTCTCTCCGTTCTTGAACGTATCGGATATAGCTCGGACTTCTCCAATATACAATCCCAATCGCCGATACTTGAAAGGTTCTTCTCCCCGCGCATCACTCCACTCAAGCACGATCTCAAAGTCTGGGGTGAAATGGTGCAACTCGACACACCTATGGACTTTTCCGGAATCGCCAAAGGATATATTCTAGACAAAATGGCAGAGCAAATACAAAGTGATGGTTGGCACAATTTCCTCGTTGACTCGGGTGGTGATATGATGGCGCGTGGCACCAATCGTGAAAGAGGACGCTGGAGCATCAATGTCGAAAACATCCCCGAAGAATCCTTGCTCCTCGAAATCACCGAGAAAGCGATAGCGACGTCCGGCATTACCAGAAAACAATGGACGTCCTCCCAAGGGAAACGCTATCACCACCTCATTCATCCCAAACATCCAAACACTTTCTCCTTCAATCTCCTTTCTGTCACTGTCATCTCACATTCTGCCGAACACGCCGATTTCCTTGCCAAAGTGCTATTCCTTATGGGAATCAAGGACGGATTCTGCTACGCCAAACAACATTCCATCCCTGCTATTTTCATCAAAGCAAGCTCCAAAGAAACGTCAAAAATCTCCTGGAACCTCACTCCCGAAATTAAGCATTTTCTTTCCAAAAAATAA
- a CDS encoding ferric reductase-like transmembrane domain-containing protein: MKRVFVSAFIAFVLGVIVFASPITRAEEPMNFLSYPDGPILDSDLDGLTDVGETTLFQTDPKNPDSDSDGWYDGTEILAKTDPLDSTSPSATTIITPNPSSIQTPWVWYITRASGLIAFAFAWLTIFLGVAIRLPGLKNIIRPVYSLSVHYTLAVQTLFFAFLHSISFLFDPFMLPTLADAFIPFHISADKLDPLSLALGIMALYGFIVLVFTSWIKPMIPQRIWRITHFLNIFVYATVVAHALFLGTDMKIPLYRNIFIGINIFLVILLFSNLALKLSNVLRRRAIQQQPVSSITNQST, encoded by the coding sequence ATGAAAAGAGTTTTCGTATCTGCATTTATTGCATTCGTATTGGGAGTGATCGTATTCGCGTCGCCAATCACTCGTGCCGAAGAGCCCATGAACTTTCTCTCCTATCCCGACGGTCCCATACTCGATTCCGATCTCGACGGACTAACCGATGTTGGAGAAACAACACTCTTTCAGACCGATCCAAAAAATCCCGACAGCGACAGTGACGGCTGGTATGACGGAACAGAGATACTTGCGAAGACCGACCCGCTTGATTCAACATCACCCTCAGCGACCACCATCATCACACCAAATCCATCCTCGATACAAACTCCTTGGGTCTGGTACATCACCCGCGCCTCGGGACTCATCGCTTTCGCTTTCGCTTGGCTTACTATTTTCCTCGGTGTTGCCATTCGACTTCCCGGTCTCAAGAATATCATCCGTCCCGTCTATTCTCTTTCTGTTCATTACACTCTCGCAGTACAGACACTCTTCTTTGCATTTCTCCACAGTATAAGCTTCCTCTTTGATCCATTCATGCTGCCGACACTTGCTGACGCATTCATCCCCTTCCATATCAGCGCCGACAAACTCGACCCCCTCTCACTTGCCCTTGGCATCATGGCACTCTACGGATTCATCGTTCTTGTCTTCACGAGTTGGATCAAACCCATGATTCCACAACGTATCTGGAGAATCACTCATTTTCTCAATATTTTCGTATACGCGACTGTCGTCGCACACGCACTATTCCTCGGTACAGATATGAAAATTCCTCTCTACCGAAACATCTTCATCGGCATAAATATCTTCCTTGTCATCCTTCTTTTCTCGAACCTCGCCCTCAAACTCTCCAACGTCCTCCGCCGCCGCGCTATACAACAACAGCCAGTATCATCAATTACTAATCAAAGTACGTAG
- the yidD gene encoding membrane protein insertion efficiency factor YidD produces the protein MKKALLLLITFYQKTLSLDHGLLGKIMPLRFCRFYPSCSEYARQSVERFGVFRGGYFALRRLLHCHPWHSGGYDPVPSGKERMSLSE, from the coding sequence ATGAAAAAAGCGCTTCTTCTATTGATTACTTTCTATCAAAAAACCCTTTCCCTCGATCATGGGTTGTTGGGAAAAATTATGCCACTGCGTTTTTGCCGTTTTTATCCGTCATGCTCGGAATATGCGCGGCAATCAGTCGAGCGCTTCGGGGTTTTCCGAGGCGGGTACTTTGCTCTCCGACGGCTTTTGCACTGTCATCCGTGGCACTCCGGCGGGTACGACCCTGTCCCTTCGGGAAAAGAGAGAATGTCTCTCAGTGAGTAA
- a CDS encoding adenylyltransferase/cytidyltransferase family protein — translation MQYFQDKIAHSLNDLAKKRQAIVRNNNEEKIVLTSGCFDILHGGHLEYLCDANKYGFLIVGVNSDAFVRRLKGSSRPLRGQEDRLFTIAGFEPVELAVIFNDDVELIRTVQPDIYVASNTSHIRIWDDTYRLQTLQNMGTAIIELTAHKEESTTNIIARAQSAFA, via the coding sequence ATGCAATACTTTCAAGATAAGATAGCACATTCACTCAATGACCTTGCCAAGAAACGACAGGCGATCGTGCGCAATAATAATGAGGAAAAGATTGTCCTTACAAGCGGATGTTTCGACATCCTACACGGCGGACACCTCGAATATCTTTGCGATGCCAATAAATATGGCTTCCTCATTGTTGGCGTAAATAGCGATGCTTTCGTCAGACGACTCAAAGGATCATCAAGACCGCTGCGAGGACAGGAAGATCGATTGTTTACGATTGCAGGATTCGAACCAGTTGAGCTTGCAGTTATATTCAATGACGACGTAGAGCTCATACGAACAGTGCAACCAGATATATACGTGGCATCTAATACATCTCACATTCGCATCTGGGATGACACCTACCGACTCCAAACATTGCAGAATATGGGCACAGCCATCATTGAGTTAACGGCTCACAAAGAAGAGTCAACTACGAATATCATTGCGCGAGCGCAAAGTGCTTTCGCTTAG